From one Malus sylvestris chromosome 1, drMalSylv7.2, whole genome shotgun sequence genomic stretch:
- the LOC126616841 gene encoding probable WRKY transcription factor 27 isoform X1, which yields MADDWDLYAVVRGCKSTAQTTTNTTAAATTAIVPTTPIHTPSDEFADDPFWDLLISSDELTDPLFSFPDLDDPKDNDLQEQQQSFFPNPTTTNNNKNNNPSTNNTTFGPNNIIPISPTISDFGGSSGSGQHHLQQHQQQHHAQLQQQLQQQQNQQHHLMPDHFTRGIPAPAFRGIYGQQQQQMMQRGYQILQPRQPQNQQGFMRPGSMNPAYPLPRLPITMPLHTPRSQRRRRTQQNKKVCEVKAEDLTADLWAWRKYGQKPIKGSPHPRNYYRCSTSKGCAARKHVERSTTDPNIFTVTYSGDHTHARPTHRNSLAGTSRNKLSAASKCQKQPINNDSGSAAVPNPSSPTTGQPLTVQAEAVANKDNSDNSLDKENDEFNDDDEEMDETEYGDEDEDDDVVIPDMDMSDEIFLGQKELGSTSSSGSGSSSMVGASGDNFLDNVQSSLGSSWTDANCSSAAGATVGSGCY from the exons ATGGCAGATGATTGGGATCTTTACGCCGTTGTAAGGGGTTGCAAATCAACCGCCCAAACCACTACAAATAccaccgccgccgccaccaccgCGATCGTACCCACAACCCCTATCCATACACCGTCGGATGAATTCGCAGACGACCCTTTTTGGGATTTGTTGATCAGTTCCGACGAGTTAACCGATCCGTTGTTCTCTTTTCCCGATCTAGACGATCCCAAAGACAATGATTTGCAAGAGCAGCAACAGTCCTTTTTCCCCaaccccaccaccaccaacaacaacaagaacaaCAATCCTAGCACTAACAACACCACCTTTGGACCTAATAATATTATTCCAATTTCCCCCACTATTTCTGACTTTGGAGGATCTAGTGGTAGTGGCCAACATCACCTCCAACAACATCAACAGCAACATCATGCACAACTCCAACAACagctgcagcagcagcagaaccAGCAACATCATTTGATGCCTGATCATTTCACCCGGGGAATACCGGCTCCTGCTTTTCGAGGAATCTATGGCCAACAACAACAGCAAATGATGCAGCGGGGGTATCAAATTCTTCAACCCCGGCAGCCCCAAAATCAGCAGGGATTTATGAGGCCCGGGTCCATGAATCCCGCTTATCCTCTTCCTCGGCTACCAATAACCATGCCATTGCACACCCCTCGCTCTCAAAGAAGAAG GAGAACCCAGCAAaataaaaaggtgtgtgaagtGAAAGCTGAGGATCTCACGGCCGATTTATGGGCGTGGCGGAAGTACGGCCAAAAACCTATCAAGGGTTCTCCACATCCAAG GAACTATTACCGATGCAGCACCTCAAAAGGGTGTGCGGCGAGGAAGCATGTGGAGCGGAGCACGACGGATCCCAACATCTTCACAGTCACATACTCCGGCGACCACACTCACGCTCGCCCGACTCACCGGAACTCGCTTGCCGGTACCTCCAGGAACAAGCTGTCAGCTGCGTCTAAGTGTCAAAAGCAGCCAATTAACAACGATTCTGGTTCAGCAGCTGTTCCCAACCCCTCGTCTCCCACCACCGGACAACCCTTGACAGTCCAAGCTGAGGCTGTAGCCAATAAGGACAATTCTGACAATtcacttgacaaagaaaatgacGAATTtaatgatgacgatgaggagaTGGATGAGACCGAGTACGGGGATGAGGACGAGGATGATGATGTTGTGATCCCGGACATGGACATGTCGGATGAGATATTCTTGGGGCAGAAGGAACTGGGTAGTACTAGTTCTAGCGGAAGTGGAAGTTCTTCTATGGTGGGTGCTTCCGGTGATAATTTTTTGGATAATGTGCAATCAAGTTTGGGGTCTTCTTGGACTGATGCTAATTGCTCCTCCGCTGCCGGAGCAACCGTTGGCAGTGGTTGCTATTAG
- the LOC126616841 gene encoding probable WRKY transcription factor 27 isoform X2, translated as MADDWDLYAVVRGCKSTAQTTTNTTAAATTAIVPTTPIHTPSDEFADDPFWDLLISSDELTDPLFSFPDLDDPKDNDLQEQQQSFFPNPTTTNNNKNNNPSTNNTTFGPNNIIPISPTISDFGGSSGSGQHHLQQHQQQHHAQLQQQLQQQQNQQHHLMPDHFTRGIPAPAFRGIYGQQQQQMMQRGYQILQPRQPQNQQGFMRPGSMNPAYPLPRLPITMPLHTPRSQRRRRTQQNKKVCEVKAEDLTADLWAWRKYGQKPIKGSPHPSTSKGCAARKHVERSTTDPNIFTVTYSGDHTHARPTHRNSLAGTSRNKLSAASKCQKQPINNDSGSAAVPNPSSPTTGQPLTVQAEAVANKDNSDNSLDKENDEFNDDDEEMDETEYGDEDEDDDVVIPDMDMSDEIFLGQKELGSTSSSGSGSSSMVGASGDNFLDNVQSSLGSSWTDANCSSAAGATVGSGCY; from the exons ATGGCAGATGATTGGGATCTTTACGCCGTTGTAAGGGGTTGCAAATCAACCGCCCAAACCACTACAAATAccaccgccgccgccaccaccgCGATCGTACCCACAACCCCTATCCATACACCGTCGGATGAATTCGCAGACGACCCTTTTTGGGATTTGTTGATCAGTTCCGACGAGTTAACCGATCCGTTGTTCTCTTTTCCCGATCTAGACGATCCCAAAGACAATGATTTGCAAGAGCAGCAACAGTCCTTTTTCCCCaaccccaccaccaccaacaacaacaagaacaaCAATCCTAGCACTAACAACACCACCTTTGGACCTAATAATATTATTCCAATTTCCCCCACTATTTCTGACTTTGGAGGATCTAGTGGTAGTGGCCAACATCACCTCCAACAACATCAACAGCAACATCATGCACAACTCCAACAACagctgcagcagcagcagaaccAGCAACATCATTTGATGCCTGATCATTTCACCCGGGGAATACCGGCTCCTGCTTTTCGAGGAATCTATGGCCAACAACAACAGCAAATGATGCAGCGGGGGTATCAAATTCTTCAACCCCGGCAGCCCCAAAATCAGCAGGGATTTATGAGGCCCGGGTCCATGAATCCCGCTTATCCTCTTCCTCGGCTACCAATAACCATGCCATTGCACACCCCTCGCTCTCAAAGAAGAAG GAGAACCCAGCAAaataaaaaggtgtgtgaagtGAAAGCTGAGGATCTCACGGCCGATTTATGGGCGTGGCGGAAGTACGGCCAAAAACCTATCAAGGGTTCTCCACATCCAAG CACCTCAAAAGGGTGTGCGGCGAGGAAGCATGTGGAGCGGAGCACGACGGATCCCAACATCTTCACAGTCACATACTCCGGCGACCACACTCACGCTCGCCCGACTCACCGGAACTCGCTTGCCGGTACCTCCAGGAACAAGCTGTCAGCTGCGTCTAAGTGTCAAAAGCAGCCAATTAACAACGATTCTGGTTCAGCAGCTGTTCCCAACCCCTCGTCTCCCACCACCGGACAACCCTTGACAGTCCAAGCTGAGGCTGTAGCCAATAAGGACAATTCTGACAATtcacttgacaaagaaaatgacGAATTtaatgatgacgatgaggagaTGGATGAGACCGAGTACGGGGATGAGGACGAGGATGATGATGTTGTGATCCCGGACATGGACATGTCGGATGAGATATTCTTGGGGCAGAAGGAACTGGGTAGTACTAGTTCTAGCGGAAGTGGAAGTTCTTCTATGGTGGGTGCTTCCGGTGATAATTTTTTGGATAATGTGCAATCAAGTTTGGGGTCTTCTTGGACTGATGCTAATTGCTCCTCCGCTGCCGGAGCAACCGTTGGCAGTGGTTGCTATTAG